One part of the Acinetobacter sp. XS-4 genome encodes these proteins:
- the accB gene encoding acetyl-CoA carboxylase biotin carboxyl carrier protein produces MDIRKIKKLIDLMIESDLQAIEVKEGDQSIALTRRSPVVAAAGVALPAAPVAVAPVAKTPRGAVETSPMVGVFYAAPSPGEAPFVKVGQTVSAGETLGIIEAMKIMNPIEATQSGVVEEILVKNGDVIQFGQPLFRYRA; encoded by the coding sequence ATGGATATCCGCAAAATTAAGAAACTCATCGATTTAATGATTGAGTCTGACTTGCAAGCGATTGAAGTTAAAGAAGGTGATCAATCAATCGCTTTAACTCGCCGTAGCCCAGTCGTTGCTGCGGCTGGTGTAGCACTTCCGGCAGCTCCTGTTGCAGTAGCACCAGTTGCAAAAACACCACGTGGAGCAGTTGAAACTTCTCCAATGGTTGGCGTGTTCTACGCTGCTCCAAGCCCAGGCGAAGCACCATTTGTTAAAGTAGGTCAAACTGTATCTGCTGGTGAAACTTTGGGTATTATTGAAGCAATGAAAATCATGAACCCAATTGAAGCAACTCAAAGTGGCGTGGTTGAAGAAATTTTAGTGAAAAATGGCGATGTAATCCAATTCGGTCAACCTTTATTCCGTTATCGCGCGTAA
- the accC gene encoding acetyl-CoA carboxylase biotin carboxylase subunit has protein sequence MLQKVLIANRGEIALRITRACKTLGIKTVGIYSDADKDLMHLRFVDEAVCIGPGASSDSYLNIPAIITAAEITGADAIHPGYGFLSENAEFAEIVESSGFTFIGPRPEHIRLMGNKVSAIVAMKKAGVPTVPGCDHAVTIHNALAEAKEIGFPLIVKAASGGGGRGMRIVERVDTLLESVQAAQRDAEMWFGDDTVYMERFLQKPRHVEVQILGDGNGHAIHLYDRDCSLQRRHQKVLEEAPAPNLPEQARADILEACVHACQLMQYRGAGTFEFLFEDGEFFFIEMNTRVQVEHPVTEMVTGVDIIEQQLRIAGGLGLELQQEDIKVNGHAIECRINAEDPTTFLPSPGKIESFYAPGGAGIRLDSHIYPEYSIPPYYDSMIAKLISHGKDRETSLARMRQALDEMILTGIKTNIPLHKDLILQDKSFCSQAMDIHYLEKHLLKQLEEKKKAETA, from the coding sequence ATGTTGCAAAAAGTTTTAATTGCAAACCGTGGTGAAATCGCTTTACGAATTACCCGGGCTTGCAAAACATTAGGAATCAAGACTGTTGGTATCTATTCAGATGCCGATAAGGACTTGATGCATTTACGTTTTGTTGATGAAGCAGTATGTATTGGTCCCGGTGCAAGTAGTGATAGCTATTTAAATATCCCGGCAATTATTACTGCTGCAGAAATTACCGGTGCCGATGCTATTCATCCCGGCTATGGCTTTCTTTCAGAAAATGCTGAATTTGCTGAAATTGTAGAAAGTTCAGGTTTTACTTTTATTGGCCCTCGTCCAGAGCATATTCGCCTTATGGGGAATAAAGTTTCTGCGATTGTTGCCATGAAAAAAGCTGGTGTACCTACGGTACCTGGTTGCGACCATGCTGTAACCATCCACAATGCCTTGGCAGAAGCTAAAGAAATCGGTTTCCCGCTTATTGTTAAAGCGGCATCTGGTGGCGGTGGACGCGGTATGCGTATTGTTGAGCGTGTAGATACACTACTTGAATCAGTTCAAGCAGCGCAGCGCGATGCAGAAATGTGGTTTGGCGATGATACGGTTTACATGGAGCGTTTTTTACAGAAACCTCGCCATGTCGAAGTTCAAATTCTTGGTGATGGTAATGGTCATGCGATTCATTTATATGACCGTGACTGTTCATTACAACGTCGTCACCAAAAAGTGCTAGAAGAAGCGCCTGCACCAAATCTACCAGAACAAGCTCGAGCTGATATTCTAGAAGCATGTGTTCACGCATGTCAGTTAATGCAATATCGTGGTGCTGGTACGTTTGAGTTTTTATTTGAAGACGGTGAATTCTTCTTTATCGAAATGAACACTCGTGTTCAGGTAGAGCACCCTGTTACTGAAATGGTTACTGGTGTTGACATTATTGAACAACAACTACGTATCGCAGGCGGCCTAGGACTAGAGCTTCAACAAGAAGACATCAAAGTTAATGGTCATGCAATCGAATGTCGTATCAATGCTGAAGATCCAACAACTTTCTTACCTTCACCAGGTAAAATTGAAAGTTTCTATGCGCCAGGCGGTGCTGGTATTCGTTTAGATTCTCATATCTATCCAGAATATAGCATTCCACCCTACTATGACTCTATGATTGCTAAACTGATTTCTCATGGTAAAGACCGTGAAACATCACTTGCACGTATGCGTCAAGCGTTAGATGAAATGATCCTTACAGGAATTAAAACCAACATTCCTCTTCATAAAGATCTCATTTTGCAAGATAAGAGCTTCTGTTCTCAAGCAATGGACATCCATTACCTTGAAAAGCACTTGTTAAAGCAATTGGAAGAAAAGAAGAAAGCTGAAACTGCATAA
- the aroQ gene encoding type II 3-dehydroquinate dehydratase, with translation MSSTILVIHGPNLNLLGKREPEVYGHLTLGDINQQLVTQAQNASITLDTFQSNWEGAIVDRIHQAQTEGVKLIIINPAALTHTSVALRDALLGVAIPFIEVHLSNVHAREAFRHHSYLSDKAIGVICGLGAKGYSFALDYAIEKIQPSNPN, from the coding sequence ATGAGTTCGACCATTTTGGTGATTCATGGACCGAATTTGAATTTGCTGGGAAAACGCGAACCAGAAGTATATGGTCATCTTACCTTAGGTGATATTAACCAACAACTCGTTACCCAAGCTCAAAACGCTTCAATTACATTAGATACTTTTCAAAGCAATTGGGAAGGTGCCATTGTTGACCGTATTCATCAGGCACAAACCGAAGGCGTAAAACTTATTATTATTAACCCTGCGGCCCTCACCCATACTTCCGTTGCTCTACGCGATGCCCTACTTGGCGTTGCCATTCCATTTATTGAAGTACATTTGTCGAATGTCCATGCAAGAGAAGCATTCAGACATCACTCATATTTATCCGATAAAGCAATTGGCGTGATTTGTGGTCTCGGTGCAAAAGGCTATAGCTTTGCACTCGATTACGCTATTGAAAAAATTCAACCATCTAACCCAAACTAG
- a CDS encoding fimbria/pilus periplasmic chaperone, with translation MRKNIFVITSLLVFLPSILNAASIRLSPVSVEILNDQAASSISLYNQSNESSDLQVRVFEWRQNAGQDQLIPTDEIAVSPPFLKLQPNDSYNLRVVRINPAPVSGEQTYRIIIDELPKPIDNRKADQGVNVLLRSSLPLFVVNKDAITKLTWSIQQEQNNSSLIINNIGNRHALLSNLTLVDTTANKSYPIKVNTVNGYILAGKARNFNISPDFKFQADHKYNISLNINGKQTSL, from the coding sequence ATGAGAAAAAATATCTTTGTTATTACAAGTTTATTGGTATTTTTGCCTAGTATACTGAATGCTGCATCAATTCGTCTTTCGCCTGTAAGTGTTGAAATCTTAAATGATCAAGCGGCATCCTCAATTAGCTTATATAACCAGTCAAATGAAAGCAGCGATTTGCAGGTGCGTGTATTTGAATGGCGCCAAAATGCTGGGCAAGATCAATTAATACCTACAGATGAGATCGCAGTTAGCCCACCATTTTTAAAATTACAACCTAATGATTCTTATAATTTACGTGTAGTTAGAATTAATCCAGCACCAGTTTCTGGTGAACAAACCTATCGCATAATTATTGATGAGCTACCAAAACCGATTGATAACCGTAAAGCGGATCAAGGGGTTAACGTACTACTACGTTCGTCATTGCCCCTATTTGTAGTCAATAAAGATGCAATTACTAAACTTACTTGGTCAATACAACAAGAGCAAAATAATTCCTCTCTTATAATTAATAATATTGGCAATCGACATGCACTTTTAAGTAATTTAACGCTTGTTGATACAACAGCAAATAAAAGTTATCCCATTAAAGTAAATACTGTGAATGGTTATATTCTTGCAGGCAAAGCAAGAAATTTTAATATTAGTCCTGATTTTAAATTTCAAGCGGATCATAAATATAATATTTCATTAAATATTAACGGTAAGCAAACATCTCTTTAA
- a CDS encoding fimbria/pilus outer membrane usher protein: MYLPVHAFAESLQDNTNVALPSIPEVTNSSHQVFISDKAYTQLFLKISINSNISTDLISVRQDQDRKLSIRARDLKVLRVKMDEQIPDSQWVCIDELKGIRFKYLENEQALNLQVPSSMLTDYSVDLNGQQITSPHLLKMKPLNAAILNYSLYNTITNDENVFSGSAEGIFNSAIGNFSSGVLYSGSNETSYSHEKWVRLESKWQYVDPEKIRIYTLGDFISNSSDWGNSVRLAGFQWSSAYTQRGDIVTSALPQFSGSAALPSTLDLYVNQQKIYSGLVPSGPFDIKQLPFISGNEVTLVTTDATGQQSVTKQAYYFSSKILAKGINEFSVDVGVPRYNYGLYSNDYDDATFASGAIRYGYSNSLTLSGGAEASTDGLSNLGTGFAKNLFGFGVINADIAASQYKDENGYSALLGLEGRISKNISFNTSYRKVFDNYFDLARVSQIRYLKDNQSDDESKNYLSYSALADEIFRAGINYNFYAGYGVYLGYNQIKYSDNSYKLVSANLSGSLNKNWGFYTSAYKDYENQKDYGIYFAMRYTPSSRVNAITSVSNESGKTTYRQEINGFSDPQIGAFGWGGYVERDQDANQNNASAYASYRARAAYLTGRYNRIGDNDQIALSATGSLVAAAGRVFAANEIGDGYAVVTNAGPQSQILNGGVNLGATDGTGRFLIANLRPYQLHHIYLDPSYLPLEWDVKSTNQTAFVGYRQGTLIDFGAHQVISGLVKLVDSSNSPLLPGYTVRINGQQNGVVGYDGEVFIPNLLKQNKLEVDLLDHGSCQVNFVYENKQYSAKKLGPYVCR; the protein is encoded by the coding sequence ATGTACTTGCCGGTTCATGCTTTTGCTGAATCATTGCAAGACAACACCAATGTTGCTTTACCAAGTATTCCGGAAGTTACAAATTCTTCTCATCAGGTATTCATTTCTGATAAGGCGTACACGCAGCTTTTCTTAAAGATTTCTATTAACTCGAATATTTCAACAGATTTGATTTCGGTTCGCCAAGATCAAGATAGAAAGCTATCTATTCGAGCTCGTGACTTAAAAGTTTTAAGAGTGAAAATGGATGAGCAGATTCCTGATAGCCAATGGGTGTGTATTGATGAGCTAAAAGGAATCCGGTTTAAATATTTAGAGAATGAGCAGGCTCTAAATTTACAAGTTCCGTCGAGCATGTTGACGGATTATTCAGTTGACTTAAATGGCCAGCAGATCACCAGCCCTCATTTACTCAAAATGAAGCCCTTAAACGCGGCTATTCTGAACTATAGTTTGTATAACACCATAACCAATGACGAGAATGTTTTCTCAGGTTCAGCAGAAGGAATCTTTAACAGCGCAATCGGTAATTTTTCTTCAGGTGTTTTATACAGCGGCAGTAATGAAACGAGTTATAGCCATGAAAAATGGGTGCGCTTGGAGAGTAAGTGGCAGTACGTAGACCCTGAAAAGATCAGGATATATACCTTAGGGGATTTCATCTCCAATAGTTCGGACTGGGGGAATAGTGTACGTCTGGCTGGTTTCCAGTGGTCAAGTGCTTATACTCAACGAGGTGATATTGTCACCTCAGCACTCCCACAATTTTCCGGCTCAGCTGCACTTCCTTCAACTTTAGATTTATACGTTAACCAGCAAAAGATTTATTCAGGACTGGTGCCTTCAGGTCCATTTGACATTAAACAGCTTCCGTTTATTTCAGGAAATGAAGTTACCCTTGTGACTACCGATGCAACAGGTCAACAGAGTGTGACCAAACAGGCTTACTATTTTTCATCAAAAATTCTGGCAAAAGGCATTAATGAATTTTCAGTAGATGTCGGGGTTCCACGCTATAACTATGGACTTTATTCAAACGATTACGATGATGCCACTTTTGCTTCGGGTGCGATTCGATACGGTTACAGCAACTCGCTGACCTTAAGTGGTGGTGCAGAGGCTTCAACAGATGGTTTATCGAACCTCGGCACTGGTTTTGCCAAGAATCTGTTTGGTTTTGGGGTGATTAATGCTGACATCGCAGCGAGCCAGTATAAAGATGAAAACGGTTATTCTGCTTTGCTTGGATTAGAAGGGCGTATTAGCAAAAATATTTCGTTTAATACCAGTTACCGCAAAGTATTTGATAATTACTTTGACCTTGCCCGTGTGTCTCAAATTCGCTATTTAAAAGATAATCAATCTGATGATGAATCCAAAAATTATTTAAGCTACAGTGCACTGGCAGATGAGATTTTTAGGGCAGGAATTAACTATAATTTTTATGCAGGCTATGGCGTTTATCTGGGCTATAACCAGATTAAATATAGCGACAACTCTTACAAGTTAGTGTCTGCCAATTTAAGTGGAAGTTTGAACAAGAACTGGGGCTTTTATACCTCGGCATATAAAGATTATGAAAACCAAAAAGACTATGGCATTTACTTTGCAATGCGCTATACACCATCTAGCCGAGTCAATGCGATTACGAGTGTGTCTAATGAAAGTGGTAAAACAACGTATAGACAAGAAATAAATGGATTTAGCGATCCACAAATCGGTGCATTTGGATGGGGGGGCTATGTTGAGCGTGATCAAGATGCGAATCAAAACAATGCATCGGCCTATGCTTCTTACCGTGCTCGGGCGGCTTATCTGACAGGTCGATACAACCGAATTGGGGATAACGATCAGATTGCACTTTCAGCGACAGGTTCATTGGTTGCGGCAGCAGGACGAGTGTTTGCGGCTAATGAAATTGGAGACGGCTATGCAGTTGTGACCAATGCTGGGCCACAAAGCCAAATTTTAAATGGTGGGGTAAATTTAGGAGCAACTGATGGAACTGGTCGATTCTTAATTGCAAATTTAAGACCCTATCAGCTTCATCATATCTATCTAGATCCATCATATTTACCTTTAGAGTGGGATGTTAAATCCACTAACCAAACAGCATTTGTAGGTTACCGCCAAGGGACTTTGATTGACTTCGGCGCTCATCAGGTCATTTCAGGATTAGTGAAACTTGTTGACTCGAGTAACTCTCCTTTATTACCAGGTTATACGGTTCGCATTAATGGGCAACAAAATGGGGTGGTTGGCTACGATGGTGAAGTATTTATTCCAAACCTGTTAAAACAAAACAAACTTGAAGTGGATCTTCTGGATCATGGCTCATGCCAAGTTAATTTTGTGTATGAAAATAAGCAATACAGTGCTAAAAAATTGGGGCCTTATGTATGTCGATAA
- a CDS encoding spore coat U domain-containing protein, protein MSITTVSHSFWMKSKKFSLAIKYILAIVLFFILYAFFSSAHAACTVTGTTNSTYTYTAATINSDANINFSGTISCLGGRTTPEISAYMCMKTVFTGTTNTNNSVSLPYTVTAIVGGAGSSTTNQSSNVWYGPVRTVSSNNIISYSVNVKVPARTGSLIAYPKGTYTGTVQLFWDMQASSSTVCEGNSGGGWDSGNATITANYVMPSLCQLDSTSNVDFGNINDIGTTSRDYTAQGAVNTTCNNGTSYSIYLGDGNSRIAGGFRRMTNGSSQYIPYQLYQNSTYTTVWDTTGGVTTVGGSGGVSKTGSGNAQSTNVYGKIPQGTAISTTPGNYSDTIVVTVTY, encoded by the coding sequence ATGTCGATAACTACTGTGAGTCATAGTTTTTGGATGAAGAGTAAAAAGTTTTCATTGGCCATAAAGTATATTTTAGCGATTGTTCTGTTTTTTATATTATATGCATTTTTTAGTTCAGCACATGCGGCTTGTACGGTAACTGGAACCACTAATAGTACGTATACCTACACGGCTGCTACCATTAATAGTGATGCAAACATAAACTTTTCTGGCACGATTAGCTGTCTTGGGGGGCGTACTACTCCTGAAATTTCAGCTTATATGTGTATGAAAACGGTATTTACGGGAACAACAAACACCAATAACAGTGTTTCATTACCTTATACAGTCACTGCAATTGTAGGTGGGGCAGGTTCTTCTACCACGAATCAATCCTCCAATGTTTGGTATGGTCCAGTGAGAACGGTCTCTTCAAATAATATTATTAGTTACTCAGTAAATGTAAAAGTCCCAGCTCGCACAGGATCTCTTATTGCCTATCCTAAAGGGACATATACGGGCACGGTTCAGCTTTTTTGGGACATGCAAGCAAGCTCTAGTACTGTCTGTGAAGGAAATAGTGGTGGAGGATGGGACTCAGGCAATGCCACTATCACTGCTAATTATGTTATGCCGAGTTTGTGCCAATTGGATTCAACATCAAATGTAGATTTTGGCAATATCAATGATATTGGTACGACGAGTCGTGATTATACCGCGCAAGGTGCCGTGAATACGACGTGCAACAATGGAACCTCATATAGCATTTATTTGGGCGATGGAAATAGCCGTATTGCTGGCGGCTTTAGACGTATGACAAATGGTAGTAGTCAATATATCCCTTATCAGCTATATCAGAACTCGACTTATACTACAGTATGGGACACTACTGGTGGTGTAACCACGGTTGGAGGTTCTGGAGGTGTTTCTAAAACAGGCTCTGGTAATGCCCAAAGTACAAATGTCTATGGAAAAATTCCGCAGGGTACAGCTATTTCAACGACACCTGGTAATTACTCAGATACGATAGTTGTTACAGTAACTTATTAA
- a CDS encoding MFS transporter translates to MFQPLTIQTRLGGFYFFYYSIVGTFMPYWNLYLQDQGFNYQEIGVLSSIAIVTRFFAPLVWGWIADKSGKRMLLVRLATWMESCIWLAIFIVPNTFQSIALLMLIFSFFQNAILAQFEGVTLFWLGDQKAKLYGKIRKWGSVGFIVGVFVIGALLEIVPISMLPILLLIIASLAFIWSFTIREPDGAPTSQKHLEPLLPVLKRPIVAAFFTIEFILLFSHAPFYSFYSNFLKSLNFSTTEIGFLWAVGIFAEIFMFSIAPKIFQRFSWRSLVIVCLLVTSIRWMLVGLFSHYFVGQLFAQCLHAFSFGLFHLIAMRVIFQNFSAGQQGRGQALYSTMWGLGVASGSVLAGHFWKILSGELIFMCASMVVLMGLCFVMWLPKQVDSSTA, encoded by the coding sequence TTGTTCCAACCACTTACAATCCAAACTAGACTCGGCGGATTCTACTTTTTTTACTATTCCATTGTTGGTACGTTCATGCCTTATTGGAATTTATATCTTCAAGATCAAGGGTTTAATTATCAGGAAATAGGTGTTTTATCATCAATTGCGATTGTAACTCGTTTTTTTGCGCCTTTAGTTTGGGGATGGATAGCTGACAAATCTGGTAAGAGAATGCTATTAGTGCGGTTGGCGACTTGGATGGAATCATGTATATGGTTAGCTATTTTTATAGTGCCAAATACGTTTCAATCCATAGCTTTACTCATGCTTATTTTTAGCTTCTTCCAAAATGCTATTTTAGCTCAATTTGAAGGGGTTACTTTATTTTGGTTGGGTGATCAAAAAGCTAAACTTTATGGCAAAATTCGTAAGTGGGGATCTGTTGGATTTATTGTCGGTGTTTTTGTTATTGGTGCACTTCTGGAAATAGTACCTATTTCAATGCTCCCAATTCTATTATTAATTATTGCTTCATTGGCATTTATTTGGTCTTTCACTATTCGAGAACCGGATGGTGCGCCAACTTCACAAAAGCATTTAGAGCCTTTACTTCCTGTACTTAAACGCCCGATAGTAGCTGCATTTTTTACAATTGAATTTATTTTACTTTTTTCACATGCGCCTTTTTATAGTTTTTATAGCAACTTTCTGAAATCTTTGAATTTTAGTACGACTGAAATTGGATTTTTATGGGCTGTAGGGATTTTTGCAGAAATTTTTATGTTTTCAATTGCGCCAAAGATCTTTCAACGGTTTTCATGGCGTAGTTTAGTAATTGTGTGCTTGCTAGTGACGAGCATACGTTGGATGCTTGTTGGACTATTTTCGCATTACTTTGTTGGCCAACTTTTTGCGCAGTGTTTGCATGCTTTTAGTTTTGGTTTATTTCACTTAATCGCGATGCGAGTTATTTTTCAAAATTTCTCTGCTGGACAACAAGGGCGTGGACAAGCTCTTTACAGTACCATGTGGGGGTTAGGTGTGGCTTCTGGTAGTGTTCTTGCTGGGCATTTCTGGAAAATTCTTTCTGGTGAGCTCATTTTTATGTGCGCCAGTATGGTTGTACTCATGGGTTTATGCTTTGTAATGTGGCTTCCTAAACAAGTTGATTCTTCAACGGCATAA
- a CDS encoding Y-family DNA polymerase encodes MEISHREIYALVDINNCYVSCERLFNPQLIGVPVVVLSNNDGCVVSRSEEAKNLGIKMAIPWYQIEEDALQAGVHVYSSNYTLYAEMSRRFFSVLGEFFSPDDLEAYSIDECFIRLTPYLQSLDIHSYCAKVVDTLEEWLSLPCCIGIGYSKTQAKLANHYAKKIKSFNRICNFTTLDPLLLEDLMQQTSVKEVWGIGYQLVKQLRSYEIYSCLDLTFANEHHLAKAFSVVMARTIRELKGQSCIQLDDPAILTKRILASRSFAQALSSIEIIKQALIFHLNRAHRRLMKQEQLCACIQVMLYEKTDKPPYKKASSQAIGLMYATDDLCILTKAAMQQIDVLYKENKRYIKIGVLFCGLHARQHHIDDLWQPLELIQQRQQLMKTLSTVRNRFGSHYLQVGYHSSSPSWHMKQCHRSKNYLTRWNELLVIGENSTAVTQNT; translated from the coding sequence ATGGAAATCTCACACCGCGAAATTTACGCGCTTGTAGACATTAATAACTGTTATGTCAGTTGTGAGCGACTATTTAACCCCCAACTTATTGGCGTGCCAGTTGTCGTACTTTCTAATAATGATGGATGTGTTGTATCACGCAGTGAAGAAGCAAAAAATTTGGGTATAAAGATGGCAATTCCATGGTACCAAATTGAAGAAGATGCTCTCCAAGCAGGCGTACATGTCTATTCAAGTAACTACACTTTATATGCCGAAATGTCTCGTCGCTTTTTTTCGGTTTTAGGTGAATTCTTCTCACCTGATGATTTAGAAGCTTATTCTATTGATGAATGCTTTATCCGTCTGACCCCTTATCTTCAATCTCTAGATATTCATTCTTATTGCGCTAAAGTGGTAGACACCCTAGAGGAATGGTTAAGCTTACCTTGTTGTATTGGCATCGGATATTCAAAAACTCAAGCCAAGTTAGCCAACCACTATGCTAAAAAAATTAAAAGCTTCAATAGAATTTGTAATTTCACCACTTTAGATCCCCTACTGCTTGAAGACCTCATGCAACAAACTTCCGTTAAAGAAGTATGGGGAATTGGCTATCAATTGGTCAAACAATTACGAAGCTATGAAATTTATTCATGCTTAGACTTAACTTTTGCCAATGAACACCATCTCGCAAAAGCTTTCTCTGTGGTTATGGCACGCACTATTCGTGAGCTAAAAGGCCAATCCTGCATCCAACTTGATGATCCTGCCATATTAACAAAACGAATTTTAGCATCACGAAGTTTCGCTCAAGCTTTATCCAGCATTGAGATTATTAAACAAGCGCTCATCTTTCATCTCAATCGCGCTCATCGACGTTTAATGAAACAAGAACAGCTGTGTGCTTGTATTCAAGTTATGCTTTATGAGAAAACAGACAAACCACCTTATAAAAAAGCATCATCTCAAGCGATTGGCTTAATGTATGCAACAGATGACCTATGCATATTAACTAAAGCAGCAATGCAACAAATTGATGTTTTATATAAAGAAAATAAAAGATACATTAAAATTGGAGTTTTATTTTGTGGTTTGCATGCCCGTCAACATCACATTGATGATTTATGGCAACCTCTTGAGTTAATTCAGCAAAGACAACAACTCATGAAAACGCTAAGTACAGTTCGCAATCGATTCGGTAGTCACTATTTACAAGTGGGCTATCATTCGAGTAGTCCATCTTGGCATATGAAACAATGTCACCGTTCAAAAAACTATCTAACCAGATGGAATGAGTTGCTCGTAATTGGAGAAAATTCTACAGCCGTTACACAAAATACATGA